A stretch of Synergistales bacterium DNA encodes these proteins:
- a CDS encoding chloride channel protein: MLELRPAGFSFTWHAILLLPAGLIASAFLCKKAAPEIDGFGTEEVLSLVEKETRKERLRVVPARFFATLATISVGGSAGKTGPSVQMGALLCAFLGAGVEKGRLPKESMLFLGAAAGFSAVLGAPFTAVIFAKETLAKGHTLRIPLLGALTVASLSSALVASLCNVQYFYESLQFEIPWNGRLVLLSLVVGIASGLVSIFHVSLVNTLKRAGAAFPMPLFLRALLGSSFLLGLLLLSGGMVAGLGEKSLGSLFSGGDVSPFAWILKSAATGVTVAFGGNGGIVSPTLFVGVASGNVLAHWLSFDCSLCCALAMVAVFAGTINAPFTGLFLAVELFGVGITLPAALACFAAYWISRPWNLYARFHFLESRERLVGRECRMWTYLAELFQKPHDHRQKNK, encoded by the coding sequence ATGCTGGAGCTACGGCCTGCCGGTTTCTCTTTTACGTGGCATGCCATCCTGTTGCTGCCGGCCGGCCTTATCGCCAGTGCTTTTCTGTGCAAAAAGGCGGCACCGGAAATCGACGGCTTCGGAACAGAAGAGGTGCTCTCCCTTGTAGAAAAGGAAACCCGGAAGGAACGGCTTCGTGTCGTGCCCGCCCGGTTCTTCGCAACGCTGGCCACCATCTCGGTGGGCGGTTCTGCCGGTAAAACGGGCCCTTCAGTACAGATGGGCGCACTCCTCTGTGCGTTTCTGGGTGCAGGCGTAGAAAAGGGAAGGCTGCCGAAAGAAAGCATGCTTTTCCTTGGCGCGGCAGCGGGGTTTTCGGCCGTTCTCGGGGCCCCGTTTACGGCCGTCATCTTCGCGAAGGAAACCCTTGCAAAGGGACACACCCTGCGTATCCCTCTTCTGGGAGCCTTAACAGTTGCGAGTCTCTCTTCTGCCCTTGTGGCTTCCCTCTGCAATGTGCAGTATTTCTACGAATCCCTGCAGTTCGAGATTCCCTGGAACGGGAGGCTGGTTCTCCTCTCTCTTGTCGTGGGGATAGCGAGCGGCCTCGTTTCCATTTTTCATGTCTCTCTTGTCAACACCCTCAAACGGGCAGGGGCTGCTTTCCCTATGCCGCTTTTCCTGAGAGCGTTGCTTGGAAGCTCCTTCCTCCTCGGTCTGTTGCTGCTTTCGGGGGGAATGGTCGCGGGTCTTGGGGAAAAGAGTCTGGGTTCCCTGTTCAGCGGAGGGGATGTTTCCCCATTTGCCTGGATACTCAAATCTGCAGCGACAGGTGTCACCGTAGCCTTTGGCGGAAACGGCGGCATTGTGAGTCCCACGCTTTTTGTCGGCGTGGCTTCCGGCAATGTGCTGGCCCATTGGCTTTCCTTCGACTGCTCTCTATGCTGCGCCCTCGCCATGGTGGCCGTATTCGCCGGGACGATCAACGCCCCCTTCACCGGTCTGTTCCTGGCGGTCGAACTCTTCGGGGTGGGCATAACGCTCCCCGCTGCCCTCGCATGCTTCGCCGCCTACTGGATAAGCCGCCCGTGGAATCTGTACGCACGTTTCCAT
- a CDS encoding DUF3343 domain-containing protein: MQCLALFDTTHMALRFEKTCNREGFAARIVPVPRHLSASCGLACTYHCEREQEIRKLCETNDIEIAGFHREE, translated from the coding sequence ATGCAATGTCTCGCTCTCTTCGACACAACCCATATGGCTCTACGTTTTGAGAAAACCTGTAACCGCGAAGGCTTCGCAGCGCGCATTGTGCCGGTTCCAAGACATCTGTCGGCCAGCTGTGGTCTCGCCTGTACCTATCACTGTGAACGGGAGCAGGAGATACGGAAGCTTTGTGAAACAAATGACATTGAGATAGCCGGATTCCACAGGGAAGAGTAG
- a CDS encoding methyl-accepting chemotaxis protein has translation MKIGMRLIGGYILVALVCVAVGYVGYRGLGQTVVRLERLGDESLPSVETLMTMKTSLAEARVSEKSLLNSRLDMASRQQNYFQINRAIRTANEAMEQYASIPKNKKEQELWKRYTEHWNTFEETMEEFTTKAKSLEETDITNPEKMKKDIAQVLLDIKTWTLALGETVMKGTAFEQTLDPTKGPIGKWLDQFHSSSKKMNTIIDKVRMDWEFLVTRGAEIADFTTLEDYGDFEKNYVRNLYLNDTLPTVKSIQNNLLEALELTNQAVAIVDQLNAISTWQLGSSYMELTGSLNQLVKAEMASANAAVATGQQESQTAVTNSVIGIVIGAALAILLGIVLTRSITGPLRSLVASANQVKEGDLTVALGRDGRHDEIGDLLEAFGTLVASFREIVKRLQDNGRNNANRAESLAALSQETVASMEEVKSSIEQIAEMSQGNKTSLQEANQKTDTISKGARNNAERCEEGTQKSKATVEDVVETTNEMKVIQNQFSEVSRKSGETVQGMRELSDSVQQIAGFVQTISGIADQTNLLALNAAIEAARAGEAGRGFAVVAEEVRKLAEESNHAAQEINRLIETLQQRADAAIRTKEESDTLVNDIASRVAETETAMDRVASHVQALSSTMSTFSEVAGEQSTTSEEIATTVENAATGIAETTSIIQEIRKAADDTSSASENVATEAQALTDSVDSLKVLIQQFAVDGETERELPAESESDDRTAENEDEAEHRQEGKEGEKRTSEV, from the coding sequence ATGAAAATCGGAATGCGTCTGATCGGAGGGTATATTCTTGTCGCCCTGGTGTGTGTCGCCGTAGGGTACGTCGGGTATCGGGGACTGGGACAGACCGTCGTCCGGCTCGAACGGCTTGGAGACGAGAGTTTGCCGAGCGTGGAGACACTGATGACCATGAAGACTTCTCTCGCCGAGGCACGGGTCTCCGAGAAGTCACTGCTCAACAGCAGGCTTGATATGGCAAGTCGGCAGCAAAACTATTTTCAGATCAACCGGGCGATACGCACCGCCAACGAGGCGATGGAGCAGTACGCTTCTATTCCCAAAAACAAAAAGGAACAGGAGCTGTGGAAACGCTACACCGAACACTGGAACACCTTTGAAGAAACAATGGAGGAGTTCACCACCAAAGCAAAATCTCTGGAAGAAACAGACATCACCAACCCAGAGAAAATGAAAAAGGATATCGCTCAGGTGCTGCTGGATATCAAAACCTGGACATTGGCGCTTGGGGAAACCGTTATGAAGGGGACCGCGTTTGAGCAGACCCTCGATCCCACCAAGGGACCCATCGGGAAATGGCTCGATCAGTTCCACAGCAGCAGCAAGAAGATGAACACAATCATCGATAAGGTTCGTATGGATTGGGAATTTCTGGTCACCCGGGGTGCCGAAATCGCCGATTTCACCACCCTTGAGGATTACGGCGACTTCGAGAAAAATTACGTCAGAAACCTCTATCTCAACGATACGCTCCCAACCGTCAAAAGCATCCAGAACAATCTACTGGAAGCACTGGAATTGACGAATCAGGCCGTGGCCATTGTCGACCAGCTGAACGCCATCTCCACCTGGCAGCTGGGCAGTTCCTACATGGAATTAACAGGATCCCTCAACCAATTGGTCAAGGCCGAGATGGCCTCGGCGAATGCCGCCGTGGCAACAGGTCAACAGGAATCACAGACGGCGGTCACCAACAGCGTGATCGGCATCGTCATCGGCGCGGCACTTGCAATCCTGCTGGGAATCGTCCTTACCAGGAGTATAACCGGCCCCCTGCGTTCACTGGTGGCCTCGGCAAATCAGGTAAAAGAGGGAGATCTGACCGTTGCGCTGGGGCGTGACGGGCGCCACGACGAAATTGGGGATCTCCTGGAAGCCTTTGGTACGCTGGTCGCGTCCTTCCGCGAGATTGTCAAAAGACTGCAGGATAACGGCAGGAACAACGCCAACCGGGCGGAGTCCCTGGCTGCTCTCTCCCAGGAAACCGTGGCTTCCATGGAAGAGGTGAAAAGCTCTATCGAACAGATTGCCGAGATGTCCCAGGGAAACAAGACATCTCTCCAGGAAGCGAACCAGAAAACCGATACCATCTCAAAAGGTGCCAGAAATAACGCCGAACGGTGTGAAGAAGGCACCCAAAAAAGCAAGGCTACCGTTGAGGATGTCGTAGAGACCACCAACGAAATGAAGGTGATCCAGAACCAGTTTTCCGAGGTGAGCAGGAAGTCCGGCGAAACAGTACAGGGTATGCGCGAGCTGAGCGACTCGGTGCAGCAGATAGCCGGCTTCGTGCAGACCATTTCCGGCATCGCCGATCAGACGAATCTGCTGGCACTGAATGCAGCTATTGAAGCCGCCCGCGCAGGTGAAGCGGGCCGGGGGTTCGCCGTGGTCGCCGAAGAGGTGCGAAAACTGGCCGAGGAATCCAACCATGCGGCACAGGAGATCAACAGACTCATCGAAACACTGCAACAACGTGCCGATGCCGCTATCCGAACCAAAGAAGAATCCGACACGCTCGTCAATGACATCGCATCCAGGGTGGCCGAAACGGAGACAGCCATGGACCGGGTAGCGTCCCATGTACAGGCCCTGTCGTCGACGATGAGCACCTTCTCCGAGGTCGCCGGAGAGCAGTCCACCACCAGTGAAGAGATCGCAACAACGGTCGAAAACGCGGCAACAGGCATTGCCGAGACAACCTCCATTATCCAGGAAATCAGGAAAGCCGCCGACGATACCTCCAGTGCGTCAGAGAACGTAGCCACTGAAGCCCAGGCACTGACGGACAGCGTGGATTCACTGAAGGTACTCATCCAGCAGTTCGCGGTAGATGGCGAAACAGAGAGGGAACTGCCTGCCGAAAGCGAAAGCGACGACAGGACTGCGGAGAACGAGGATGAGGCAGAACATCGCCAGGAAGGCAAAGAGGGCGAAAAACGGACATCCGAGGTCTGA
- a CDS encoding C69 family dipeptidase, producing MYRSKAGYRLLVALLVAVFSLMLAGSAALAASAFQEGLAFGQENAATIRSNLDQMQQKAAENDGDYRKALKAARDSEEIYQKILPSKVEWMKGVAEGAGVSYQDLLIFNTVDRAYAGYEGECTTFIAHGSVLASGKGSIIAKNRDLGANTLSEVAMHQASNFADDAIYKAAYIDIPQVDHTYKFVGSRSAGRWGYGMGVNEHQVIVADNDAPTREKLAYKEGLHDNDYVRLILERAKTAREGVEVLTSITEKYGQSWNCIMFEIADPNELWVVEVTGYRWVAKKYENTVTARSNQLQIEEDYDMAADDLVSFAIEQGWVDEGTEHINFREVYGTYELYPSSNENFADRPAVEKLYNTEMRYQRAMELLKAKEGKLEPKSFVPMMRDHYDKVTLPSGKVLEMNQVPFYSTKYADMQEWVGKWPEKDTTEHPLFMRSICHHGMGGVTASAAILVARPDVPDELGLMLHAFRNPCLSTFVPFYIGANRTPVDYSKPGACAKFLKITKTALGSYNLYHDQVRQAFDPYEKNLWNELPRIEKLFMGMKDAGNLEKGQAYLTTIVEEKCDKVMDLADQAWDNMVEAAAGSSAWSR from the coding sequence ATGTATCGGAGCAAAGCAGGTTATAGGTTACTCGTTGCGTTACTGGTTGCCGTCTTTTCGCTCATGCTGGCGGGATCGGCGGCACTGGCCGCATCCGCCTTTCAGGAAGGCCTTGCATTCGGGCAGGAGAATGCTGCCACCATTCGCTCCAATCTTGATCAGATGCAGCAGAAGGCAGCGGAGAACGATGGCGATTACCGGAAAGCTCTGAAGGCAGCCCGGGATTCCGAGGAAATCTACCAGAAAATCCTCCCATCGAAGGTTGAATGGATGAAAGGCGTTGCCGAAGGAGCAGGTGTCTCCTATCAGGACCTTCTCATCTTCAACACGGTAGATCGGGCCTATGCGGGCTACGAGGGCGAATGCACGACCTTTATCGCCCACGGATCCGTGCTTGCCTCCGGCAAGGGCTCCATCATCGCCAAAAACCGGGATCTCGGTGCCAACACCCTGAGTGAGGTGGCCATGCATCAGGCATCCAATTTCGCCGATGACGCCATCTACAAAGCCGCCTACATCGATATCCCGCAGGTGGACCATACCTACAAGTTCGTAGGCTCCAGGTCGGCAGGCCGCTGGGGATACGGAATGGGTGTCAACGAGCATCAGGTTATCGTCGCTGACAACGACGCACCGACACGGGAAAAACTCGCCTACAAAGAGGGGCTCCACGATAACGACTACGTCCGCCTGATTCTGGAACGCGCCAAGACCGCCCGCGAAGGGGTTGAGGTGCTCACCTCCATCACGGAGAAATACGGTCAGTCCTGGAACTGCATCATGTTTGAGATCGCCGACCCCAACGAACTCTGGGTCGTTGAGGTGACGGGGTACCGCTGGGTCGCCAAGAAGTACGAGAACACCGTAACGGCACGCTCCAATCAGCTCCAGATCGAGGAAGACTACGACATGGCCGCCGATGATCTGGTCAGCTTCGCCATCGAGCAGGGATGGGTAGACGAAGGCACCGAGCACATCAACTTCCGCGAAGTCTACGGTACCTACGAGCTCTATCCCTCCAGCAACGAGAACTTCGCCGACCGCCCCGCCGTTGAAAAGCTCTACAACACGGAGATGCGGTATCAGCGGGCCATGGAGCTTCTCAAGGCCAAGGAAGGGAAGCTGGAGCCCAAGAGCTTTGTACCCATGATGCGCGACCACTACGACAAGGTCACCCTGCCCAGCGGCAAGGTGCTGGAGATGAACCAGGTGCCCTTCTACAGCACTAAGTACGCCGACATGCAGGAATGGGTCGGCAAGTGGCCCGAAAAGGATACTACCGAGCATCCGCTGTTCATGAGATCCATCTGCCACCACGGCATGGGTGGTGTCACCGCATCGGCCGCCATCCTCGTGGCACGCCCCGACGTCCCCGACGAGCTTGGGCTGATGCTCCATGCGTTCAGGAATCCCTGCCTGAGCACCTTTGTGCCCTTCTACATCGGTGCCAACAGGACTCCTGTCGACTACAGCAAACCCGGCGCCTGCGCCAAGTTCCTGAAGATCACCAAAACAGCCCTCGGCAGCTACAACCTGTACCACGACCAGGTGCGGCAGGCGTTCGATCCCTACGAAAAGAATCTCTGGAACGAACTGCCAAGGATCGAAAAGCTCTTCATGGGCATGAAGGATGCCGGCAATCTGGAAAAGGGTCAGGCCTATCTCACGACCATAGTCGAGGAGAAATGCGACAAGGTCATGGATCTTGCCGATCAGGCCTGGGACAACATGGTTGAGGCTGCCGCAGGCAGTTCGGCATGGTCCAGGTAG